Proteins co-encoded in one Gossypium arboreum isolate Shixiya-1 chromosome 11, ASM2569848v2, whole genome shotgun sequence genomic window:
- the LOC108450858 gene encoding uncharacterized protein LOC108450858 yields the protein MAEYEACITGLRATIERKIKSLEVYVDSALVIYQLRGEWETRDSKLINYRRLVLGSVEEFDNITFSYLPHDENQMADALATLASIIKVSRQEDVKPIQMSICRAPSYCYNIEDEERDDHPWYQHILRYVRNCEFPDQATENDKRTLRSLACDYVLDGKILYKRRNDRVLLRCMDAVESKKILEEVHEGVCGTHANRFTMARQIIRFGYY from the coding sequence ATGGCAGAGTATGAAGCATGTATCACGGGGCTCCGGGCAACTATAGAGCGCAAGATCAAGTCACTAGAAGTATATGTAGATTCTGCTCTGGTAATTTACCAACttcgaggtgaatgggagacaagagattcTAAATTAATCAATTATAGAAGGTTGGTGTTGGGGTCAGTTGAAGAATTTGATAATATTACCTTCAGTTATCTCCCGCATGATGAAAACCAAATGGCAGATGCTTTGGCTACTTTGGCTTCCATAATCAAAGTAAGCAGACAAGAAGATGTGAAgcccattcagatgagtatttgtCGGGCCCCGTCTTATTGTTACAATATAGAGGATGAAGAGAgagatgatcatccttggtatcAGCATATATTGCGATATGTTCGAAATTGTGAATTTCCAGATCAAGCCACAGAGAATGACAAAAGGACGTTAAGAAGCCTCGCTTGTGATTATGTTTTAGATGGGAagatcctgtacaaaagaagaaatgatcgggtacttttgagatgtatgGATGCTGTGGAgtctaagaaaatcttggaagaagttcacgaaGGGGTTTGTGGAACGCACGCCAATAGGTTCACAATGGCCAGACAAATAATAAGGTTCGGATATTACTAG